A section of the Humulus lupulus chromosome 2, drHumLupu1.1, whole genome shotgun sequence genome encodes:
- the LOC133815293 gene encoding uncharacterized protein LOC133815293, whose product MSVEQGVTEDLKRTKKIPPVVVDQPARVPYPQRLRKTTLDKQFSKILEVFKKPHINIPFVEALEKMPSYVKFMKEILSKKRKMEDYEIVAFTEECSAILQRRLLQKFRDPGRFTIPWTIGKFECKHTLCDLGASINLISLSVFRRLGLGEARPTIVTLQLAYRLMKHPQGIIEDVLVMVDKFIFPADFIVLDMEEDANVPIILGRPFLAMRKALIDV is encoded by the exons ATgtcag TTGAGCaaggggttactgaagacctCAAGAGAACAAAGAAGATTCCTCCAGTTGTTGTTGACCAGCCAGCCAgagttccatatcctcagagACTTAGAAAAACTActcttgataaacagttttctaagatTTTAGAGGTGTTCAAAAAGCCGCACATCAATATTCCTTTTGTTGAGGCTTTGGAGAAAATGCCTAGTTATGTAAAGTTCATGAAAGAGATTTTGTCTAAGAAAAGAAAGATGGAAGACTATGAAATTGTGGCGTTCACTGAAGAATGTAGTGCAATATTACAAAGGAGGCTGCTCCAAAAGTTCAGAGATCCGGGGAGATTTACTATACCTTGGACAATTGGAAAATTTGAATGTAAGCATACCTtgtgtgatttgggggcgagtatTAATCTGATTTCCTTATCTGTGTtcagaagacttggtttgggtgaaGCAAGACCGACTATAGTTACTCTACAATTGGCATATCGATTGATGAAGCATCCACAGGGTatcattgaagatgttcttgtgatGGTGGATAAATTTATTTTTCCTGCTGATTTTATTGTtctggatatggaggaggatgcaaACGTGCCTATCATTCTTGGAAGACCATTCCTAGCCATGAGAAAAGCTCTCATTGATGTTTAG